From a region of the Panthera uncia isolate 11264 chromosome B1, Puncia_PCG_1.0, whole genome shotgun sequence genome:
- the TRIM35 gene encoding E3 ubiquitin-protein ligase TRIM35 isoform X2: protein MELGPAVSPGPSRSFKEELLCAVCYDPFRDAVTLRCGHNFCRGCVTRCWEVQVTPTCPVCKDRAALADLRTNHTLNNLVEKLLREESEDARWAGHRSPRLCRLHRAQFSLFCLDDKELLCCSCQADSRHQGHRVQPVKDTAHDFRAKCRNMEHALREKAKAFWAVRRSYEAIAKHNQKHKSRKRRLFCTMEPEPVQPGMLIDVCKYLDSLQYRIWRKMVTSVESVPFSFDPNTAAGWLSVSNDLTSVTNHGYRVQVENPERFSSAPCLLGSRVFSQGSHTWEVDLGGLPSWRVGVMRLQQDAGAEGHSHSCYHDTRSGFWYVCRTQGVEGDHCVTSDPATSALVPAIPRRLRVELECEEGELSFYDAESHCHLYTFHARFGEVRPYFYLGGMRRDGPAKPLRICPLRITVKEELDG, encoded by the exons ATGGAGCTGGGCCCCGCCGTGTCCCCCGGGCCTTCCCGCTCCTTCAAGGAGGAGCTGCTCTGTGCCGTCTGCTACGATCCCTTCCGCGATGCCGTGACTCTGCGCTGCGGCCACAACTTCTGCCGCGGGTGCGTGACCCGCTGCTGGGAGGTGCAGGTGACGCCCACCTGCCCGGTGTGCAAGGACCGCGCGGCCCTCGCCGACCTACGCACTAACCACACCCTCAACAACCTGGTAGAGAAACTGCTGCGCGAGGAGTCCGAGGACGCGCGCTGGGCGGGCCACCGATCCCCGCGCCTCTGCCGCCTGCACCGCGCCCAGTTCAGCCTCTTCTGCCTCGACGACAAGGAGCTGCTGTGCTGCTCGTGCCAGGCCGACTCCCGGCACCAGGGGCACCGCGTGCAGCCAGTGAAAGACACTGCCCACGACTTTCGG GCCAAGTGCAGGAACATGGAGCATGCGCTGCGGGAGAAAGCCAAGGCCTTCTGGGCTGTGCGGCGCTCCTATGAGGCCATCGCCAAGCATAATCAG aaacacaAAAGCCGAAAACGCCG cctctTCTGCACCATGGAGCCAGAGCCCGTCCAGCCCGGGATGCTCATCGACGTCTGCAAGTACCTGGATTCCCTGCAGTACCGCATCTGGAGGAAGATGGTCACGTCCGTTGAATCTG TGCCTTTCAGCTTCGATCCCAATACCGCGGCCGGCTGGCTCTCGGTGTCCAATGACCTCACCAGCGTCACCAACCACGGCTACCGCGTGCAGGTGGAGAACCCGGAGCGCTTCTCCTCAGCGCCGTGCCTGCTGGGCTCCCGCGTCTTCTCGCAGGGCTCCCACACCTGGGAGGTGGACCTGGGGGGGCTGCCCAGCTGGCGGGTGGGTGTGATGCGGCTGCAGCAGGACGCCGGCGCCGAAGGCCACTCGCACAGCTGCTACCACGACACCCGCTCGGGCTTCTGGTACGTGTGCCGCACGCAGGGCGTGGAGGGAGACCACTGCGTGACCTCGGACCCGGCCACGTCAGCCCTGGTCCCGGCCATCCCCCGCCGCCTGCGCGTAGAGCTGGAGTGTGAGGAGGGCGAGCTGTCTTTCTACGACGCGGAGAGCCACTGCCACCTCTACACCTTCCACGCCCGCTTCGGGGAGGTGCGGCCCTACTTCTACCTGGGGGGCATGCGGCGGGACGGGCCTGCCAAGCCTCTGCGCATCTGCCCCCTGCGGATCACTGTCAAGGAGGAGCTGGATGGCTGA
- the TRIM35 gene encoding E3 ubiquitin-protein ligase TRIM35 isoform X1, with protein MELGPAVSPGPSRSFKEELLCAVCYDPFRDAVTLRCGHNFCRGCVTRCWEVQVTPTCPVCKDRAALADLRTNHTLNNLVEKLLREESEDARWAGHRSPRLCRLHRAQFSLFCLDDKELLCCSCQADSRHQGHRVQPVKDTAHDFRAKCRNMEHALREKAKAFWAVRRSYEAIAKHNQVEAAWLEGRIRQEFDKLREFLRVEEQTILDAMAEEAREKQRLAEGKMKRLAEDTEALAHEIERLQVEMKEDDVSFLMKHKSRKRRLFCTMEPEPVQPGMLIDVCKYLDSLQYRIWRKMVTSVESVPFSFDPNTAAGWLSVSNDLTSVTNHGYRVQVENPERFSSAPCLLGSRVFSQGSHTWEVDLGGLPSWRVGVMRLQQDAGAEGHSHSCYHDTRSGFWYVCRTQGVEGDHCVTSDPATSALVPAIPRRLRVELECEEGELSFYDAESHCHLYTFHARFGEVRPYFYLGGMRRDGPAKPLRICPLRITVKEELDG; from the exons ATGGAGCTGGGCCCCGCCGTGTCCCCCGGGCCTTCCCGCTCCTTCAAGGAGGAGCTGCTCTGTGCCGTCTGCTACGATCCCTTCCGCGATGCCGTGACTCTGCGCTGCGGCCACAACTTCTGCCGCGGGTGCGTGACCCGCTGCTGGGAGGTGCAGGTGACGCCCACCTGCCCGGTGTGCAAGGACCGCGCGGCCCTCGCCGACCTACGCACTAACCACACCCTCAACAACCTGGTAGAGAAACTGCTGCGCGAGGAGTCCGAGGACGCGCGCTGGGCGGGCCACCGATCCCCGCGCCTCTGCCGCCTGCACCGCGCCCAGTTCAGCCTCTTCTGCCTCGACGACAAGGAGCTGCTGTGCTGCTCGTGCCAGGCCGACTCCCGGCACCAGGGGCACCGCGTGCAGCCAGTGAAAGACACTGCCCACGACTTTCGG GCCAAGTGCAGGAACATGGAGCATGCGCTGCGGGAGAAAGCCAAGGCCTTCTGGGCTGTGCGGCGCTCCTATGAGGCCATCGCCAAGCATAATCAG GTGGAGGCTGCCTGGCTGGAAGGGCGAATCCGACAGGAGTTTGACAAGCTTCGCGAGTTCCTGAGAGTGGAGGAGCAAACCATCCTGGATGCCATGGCCGAGGAGGCGAGGGAGAAGCAGCGTCTGGCTGAAGGGAAGATGAAGCGGCTGGCAGAGGACACAGAGGCTCTGGCCCATGAGATTGAGCGGCTGCAGGTGGAAATGAAGGAGGATGACGTTTCCTTTCTCATG aaacacaAAAGCCGAAAACGCCG cctctTCTGCACCATGGAGCCAGAGCCCGTCCAGCCCGGGATGCTCATCGACGTCTGCAAGTACCTGGATTCCCTGCAGTACCGCATCTGGAGGAAGATGGTCACGTCCGTTGAATCTG TGCCTTTCAGCTTCGATCCCAATACCGCGGCCGGCTGGCTCTCGGTGTCCAATGACCTCACCAGCGTCACCAACCACGGCTACCGCGTGCAGGTGGAGAACCCGGAGCGCTTCTCCTCAGCGCCGTGCCTGCTGGGCTCCCGCGTCTTCTCGCAGGGCTCCCACACCTGGGAGGTGGACCTGGGGGGGCTGCCCAGCTGGCGGGTGGGTGTGATGCGGCTGCAGCAGGACGCCGGCGCCGAAGGCCACTCGCACAGCTGCTACCACGACACCCGCTCGGGCTTCTGGTACGTGTGCCGCACGCAGGGCGTGGAGGGAGACCACTGCGTGACCTCGGACCCGGCCACGTCAGCCCTGGTCCCGGCCATCCCCCGCCGCCTGCGCGTAGAGCTGGAGTGTGAGGAGGGCGAGCTGTCTTTCTACGACGCGGAGAGCCACTGCCACCTCTACACCTTCCACGCCCGCTTCGGGGAGGTGCGGCCCTACTTCTACCTGGGGGGCATGCGGCGGGACGGGCCTGCCAAGCCTCTGCGCATCTGCCCCCTGCGGATCACTGTCAAGGAGGAGCTGGATGGCTGA